In Bartonella machadoae, a single genomic region encodes these proteins:
- a CDS encoding toxin HicA has product MILLSVMNNKVEKIISLMKASPKNIKFSDLLAVCVHFFGEPRNNGTSHFVFKTPWLGDPRVNIQKDTGNKAKAYQVKQVLQAIERIKHEQ; this is encoded by the coding sequence ATGATACTATTATCGGTTATGAACAATAAAGTTGAAAAAATAATCAGCTTGATGAAAGCCTCACCAAAGAACATCAAGTTTTCAGATTTGTTAGCTGTGTGTGTGCATTTTTTTGGAGAACCGCGGAACAATGGTACAAGTCACTTTGTTTTTAAAACGCCGTGGCTTGGGGACCCCCGTGTGAATATTCAAAAAGATACTGGCAACAAAGCAAAAGCTTATCAGGTCAAGCAAGTCTTACAAGCGATAGAAAGGATAAAACATGAACAATAA
- a CDS encoding type II toxin-antitoxin system HicB family antitoxin: protein MNNNHYTYRVLWSQEDKEYVGLCAEFPSLSWLDVQAEKALKGIMDLVSEVIEDMQHNGEEIPVPLSHGKYSGKFQLRIPPELHRKLAIQAAENGVSLNRYISSKL from the coding sequence ATGAACAATAATCATTATACATATCGTGTTTTGTGGTCGCAAGAAGATAAGGAATATGTTGGTTTGTGTGCAGAATTCCCATCCCTTTCATGGTTAGATGTTCAAGCAGAGAAAGCTTTAAAAGGTATTATGGATCTCGTTTCAGAAGTTATTGAGGACATGCAACACAATGGAGAAGAAATTCCTGTGCCTTTGTCACATGGTAAATATAGTGGTAAGTTCCAATTAAGAATACCACCAGAACTCCATAGGAAGCTCGCAATTCAAGCTGCTGAAAATGGTGTAAGTTTAAACAGATATATTTCCTCTAAACTTTAA
- a CDS encoding CopG family antitoxin, with protein MKTSQLKQMPVFKTDEEAENFVDTADLTDYDLTGFKPVHFEFLPKEAS; from the coding sequence ATGAAAACCTCTCAATTAAAACAAATGCCGGTGTTTAAGACAGATGAAGAAGCAGAAAACTTTGTTGATACTGCTGATCTCACGGATTATGACTTAACTGGTTTTAAACCCGTTCATTTTGAATTTTTACCTAAAGAAGCCTCTTAA
- a CDS encoding major capsid protein: MDMNFFKHDAFSSITMMKAIENYEFQPGLVSSLNLFEEVETSTTVVGIERRDNTFSLIQTSERGAPLAEGDRDSRNLRFFKTTRIAKSDTVKSEEIQNRREFGTEDQLETAMKYIARKQKKLISEIELTWENMQLGAVQGVVLDADGSVIVDWYKEWEITPPKPIDFKLENETTNVADNVDQVIMRMIEASKGAFSDRSRIIGLCGNEFFSKLKNHKTIRETYLNTALAQTLNSAGGVATPSALGSGSFGSFDFAGVTFINYRSIHNYNVSAKAGTKRAIGIKPDECQFFPVNAPGVFQKTFAPGESLDFANTVGKPLYTMLIVDHDRNAWVKPEVYSYPLYICTRPEMLFKAVIGGK, encoded by the coding sequence ATGGATATGAATTTTTTTAAACATGATGCTTTCTCAAGCATTACAATGATGAAAGCCATTGAAAACTATGAGTTTCAACCGGGTCTTGTAAGCTCTCTCAATCTTTTTGAAGAAGTTGAAACCAGCACCACAGTGGTTGGTATTGAACGGCGTGATAATACATTTTCGCTTATTCAAACCAGCGAACGCGGAGCCCCTTTAGCAGAAGGTGACAGAGACAGTCGTAATCTTCGGTTTTTCAAAACAACCCGTATTGCCAAAAGTGATACTGTGAAATCAGAAGAAATCCAAAACCGGCGTGAATTTGGCACAGAAGATCAGTTAGAGACGGCAATGAAATATATTGCCAGAAAACAAAAGAAACTGATTTCTGAAATCGAATTGACATGGGAAAACATGCAGCTTGGTGCTGTTCAAGGTGTTGTCCTTGATGCTGATGGTTCGGTGATTGTCGATTGGTATAAGGAATGGGAAATTACCCCACCAAAGCCAATTGACTTTAAACTGGAGAATGAAACAACCAATGTTGCTGATAATGTTGATCAGGTCATTATGCGAATGATTGAAGCTTCAAAAGGAGCATTCTCTGACCGTTCACGGATTATTGGACTTTGTGGGAATGAATTCTTTTCCAAACTAAAAAACCATAAAACCATTCGTGAAACCTATTTAAACACAGCCTTAGCTCAGACACTCAATAGCGCAGGAGGCGTTGCAACACCAAGTGCTCTTGGCTCAGGGAGCTTTGGTAGTTTTGACTTTGCGGGTGTGACCTTTATCAATTATCGCAGTATTCATAACTATAATGTGAGTGCAAAGGCTGGAACAAAGCGTGCGATAGGAATTAAGCCTGATGAATGTCAATTCTTTCCTGTTAATGCGCCTGGTGTATTCCAGAAAACCTTTGCACCTGGTGAAAGCTTAGATTTTGCCAACACGGTGGGAAAACCTCTCTACACGATGCTAATCGTCGATCATGACCGTAATGCATGGGTAAAGCCTGAAGTTTACAGCTATCCGCTTTACATTTGCACACGTCCTGAAATGCTGTTCAAAGCCGTCATTGGAGGGAAATAA
- a CDS encoding head-tail joining protein, whose translation MLWHGLLNKMVKEVRNTFGQPVIYTRKDNQQSFRITAIYGIKHSESDAGGRIPTTIPRKELDLCINDIGGLPPKAEDNVVVLAPENTEETTQERFIVTDVQASESGMYKLILREVK comes from the coding sequence ATGCTATGGCACGGGCTGCTTAACAAAATGGTAAAAGAGGTACGCAACACCTTTGGGCAGCCCGTCATCTATACGCGAAAGGACAATCAACAATCTTTTCGGATTACAGCAATTTACGGCATCAAACATTCGGAATCGGATGCTGGTGGTAGAATACCAACAACAATTCCAAGAAAAGAACTTGATCTTTGTATCAATGATATTGGCGGATTGCCACCAAAAGCTGAGGATAATGTCGTGGTGCTCGCCCCTGAAAACACTGAAGAGACAACTCAAGAGCGCTTCATTGTCACAGATGTCCAAGCCTCTGAATCCGGTATGTATAAGCTTATTTTAAGGGAGGTAAAATAA
- a CDS encoding antA/AntB antirepressor family protein produces the protein MVQYLIDIHQTTINGDIVQTVNARELHAFLEVGKKFADWITERINKYNLVENQDFVCFPILGSKGRGGHNRKDYHLTLSVAKELSMLENNKKGREARLYFIECEKLAKQVATPQIDYSSPQAMIGFLNHLQSQIEQKDHVIAELEPKAKALDGLKRSDGLFGLIESAKMLEIRPKDLTDYLRKHDWVYRRAPSAPLLPYQDKIKKGLMDCPAITIQRPDGTEKVLPSTKITSRGLACLREQIHGGVQ, from the coding sequence ATGGTACAATATTTAATAGACATACATCAAACCACTATTAATGGTGATATTGTTCAGACAGTAAATGCACGTGAGTTACATGCGTTTTTGGAAGTAGGTAAAAAGTTTGCGGATTGGATTACTGAACGTATCAACAAATATAATTTAGTAGAAAATCAAGACTTTGTTTGCTTCCCAATTTTGGGAAGCAAAGGCAGGGGAGGACATAATCGTAAAGATTATCATTTGACTCTAAGTGTCGCAAAAGAACTTTCTATGCTTGAGAACAATAAGAAAGGTAGAGAAGCTCGTTTGTACTTTATTGAGTGTGAAAAACTTGCAAAGCAAGTAGCAACACCACAGATTGATTATTCAAGTCCACAAGCAATGATTGGTTTCTTGAATCACTTACAAAGCCAAATCGAGCAGAAAGACCATGTGATTGCCGAGTTAGAGCCTAAAGCCAAGGCACTTGATGGCTTGAAACGCTCTGATGGTCTGTTTGGTCTTATTGAATCTGCAAAAATGTTAGAAATACGACCAAAGGACTTAACCGATTATTTGCGTAAACATGATTGGGTCTATCGACGGGCTCCGAGTGCTCCTTTATTACCTTATCAAGATAAAATCAAAAAAGGTTTGATGGATTGCCCTGCTATTACTATTCAAAGACCGGATGGTACAGAAAAGGTGCTCCCTTCAACAAAAATCACATCTAGAGGATTGGCTTGCTTAAGAGAACAAATCCATGGAGGTGTACAATGA
- a CDS encoding head decoration protein, producing the protein MSHIIYEDVRNGAYLGRYDPDMSNEQVVFASGAFIEAGTVMGKITKTGKYVPLNPAASDGSAVPAGISYATVDATGEEQRAVITARLSTVKASELIWPDAILEQEKMAAIQSLEDNNKILLR; encoded by the coding sequence ATGAGTCATATTATTTATGAAGATGTTCGCAATGGCGCTTATCTTGGGCGCTACGACCCTGACATGTCAAATGAACAAGTGGTGTTTGCATCAGGAGCCTTCATTGAGGCTGGGACTGTCATGGGAAAGATAACAAAAACGGGAAAATATGTCCCTCTTAATCCGGCAGCATCTGATGGCAGTGCGGTGCCCGCAGGGATTTCTTATGCCACTGTTGATGCAACAGGTGAAGAACAACGTGCCGTCATTACAGCGCGTTTGAGTACTGTAAAAGCTTCGGAACTGATATGGCCCGATGCAATACTGGAGCAAGAAAAAATGGCAGCTATCCAGTCTTTAGAAGACAACAATAAAATTCTGTTGCGATAG